The Nitrospira sp. KM1 genome includes a window with the following:
- a CDS encoding nuclear transport factor 2 family protein: protein MEAPRPPLPPFDAQTAAQKVRMAEDAWNTRDPHRVSLAYTPDSVWRNRAEFFSGREAVVQFLTRKWNKEMDYRLIKELWAFHDNRIAVRFAYEWHDDSGQWFRSYGNENWEFDGRGFMRRRIASINDLPIHESDRKYHWVPGRRPDDHPGLTALGL, encoded by the coding sequence ATGGAAGCACCAAGGCCTCCATTGCCGCCGTTTGATGCGCAAACTGCCGCACAGAAGGTTCGCATGGCCGAGGACGCTTGGAACACGCGGGATCCTCATCGCGTATCCCTGGCCTATACCCCGGATAGCGTGTGGCGCAATCGGGCAGAGTTCTTCAGCGGGAGAGAGGCGGTTGTGCAATTCTTGACGCGAAAATGGAACAAGGAAATGGACTATCGTCTCATCAAGGAACTCTGGGCCTTCCACGATAACCGGATTGCCGTCAGGTTCGCCTATGAATGGCATGACGATTCAGGCCAATGGTTTCGGTCTTACGGCAACGAGAACTGGGAATTCGACGGACGGGGTTTTATGCGACGCCGAATTGCGAGCATCAATGATCTTCCAATCCATGAGAGTGATCGCAAATATCATTGGGTACCGGGACGGCGCCCGGACGATCATCCGGGATTGACCGCGCTCGGTCTGTAG
- a CDS encoding glycosyltransferase family 4 protein — protein sequence MNIVHISPAYAPVLGGAEWHMKVLSEGLAARGHRVSVLTTNALNPMDLHLGVHGALPEREYINGVSVIRFAPDGGALGACMRRWEQLRGGWRSMHALFGPDGMALLRSNPQVWQIMVWLLRTRADVVMAMNWHWSPAYYAYLARRMKDFIFVGLPQFHTDESWSRRTIYRRMLAGSSAILANTAHEEQFVRAQGACRVEVAGVGVHPECFAAPDGGSFRGRYGIGSEPVVGFVGRQQVNKGIVHLVHAMKLVWRWNPDVRLVLAGHLETAHQELAVRNAIEQLTASERERLIEISRFEDAEKPSLYWAFDVFVLPSISDSFGIAYLEAWLCRKPVIGARSGSTACVIEDGVDGLLVEAGNADDLAARIIALLSDRKTCKRMGAAGYAKTIAHHTWEKVIDRVEAVYRDLTVARKTSSTGDAGKVRAQEATDCRPDSEKATG from the coding sequence ATGAACATTGTGCATATCAGTCCGGCATATGCTCCGGTCCTCGGTGGAGCAGAGTGGCACATGAAGGTCCTCTCCGAAGGACTCGCCGCGCGCGGCCATCGCGTGTCCGTATTGACGACCAATGCGCTGAACCCAATGGATCTCCACCTTGGAGTGCATGGTGCGCTTCCGGAGCGGGAGTACATCAACGGCGTCTCGGTCATCCGCTTCGCTCCGGACGGAGGGGCCTTGGGAGCGTGCATGAGACGATGGGAACAACTCCGCGGCGGCTGGCGATCGATGCATGCCCTGTTCGGGCCGGATGGCATGGCACTGCTCCGTTCCAATCCGCAGGTTTGGCAAATCATGGTCTGGCTTCTCCGCACTCGCGCCGACGTGGTGATGGCGATGAATTGGCACTGGTCGCCCGCCTACTATGCGTATCTGGCACGAAGGATGAAGGATTTCATCTTTGTGGGACTCCCGCAATTTCATACCGACGAATCGTGGAGCCGGAGAACGATTTATCGAAGAATGCTCGCTGGCAGCAGTGCCATCCTGGCGAATACCGCACACGAAGAACAATTTGTGCGCGCCCAAGGGGCATGCCGCGTGGAGGTAGCAGGAGTCGGGGTGCACCCGGAATGTTTTGCCGCCCCCGATGGAGGGTCGTTCAGGGGCCGGTACGGTATCGGCAGCGAACCGGTGGTGGGCTTCGTCGGTCGACAGCAGGTCAACAAGGGCATCGTGCACCTTGTTCACGCTATGAAGCTCGTGTGGCGCTGGAATCCCGATGTGCGCCTCGTGCTTGCCGGGCATCTGGAGACCGCGCATCAGGAGCTGGCGGTCAGAAACGCTATTGAACAATTAACAGCTTCGGAGCGCGAGCGTCTCATTGAAATCAGTCGTTTTGAGGATGCCGAAAAGCCCTCGTTGTACTGGGCCTTCGACGTGTTTGTGCTCCCGTCGATATCCGACTCCTTCGGGATTGCGTATCTCGAAGCATGGTTATGCAGGAAGCCGGTCATTGGCGCGAGGTCGGGGTCCACTGCATGCGTGATTGAAGACGGAGTCGACGGTTTGCTTGTCGAGGCGGGCAATGCGGATGATCTTGCCGCACGGATCATCGCCCTGCTTTCGGATCGCAAGACGTGTAAACGGATGGGGGCGGCGGGGTACGCCAAGACCATCGCCCATCACACATGGGAGAAGGTGATCGACCGGGTCGAGGCGGTCTATCGCGATTTAACCGTAGCACGGAAGACGAGCAGTACTGGAGATGCGGGCAAAGTGAGGGCGCAAGAGGCAACGGACTGCCGGCCCGATTCGGAAAAGGCGACCGGATGA
- a CDS encoding glycosyltransferase family 4 protein has product MTVMNRQRRIAWIHNGDAGGSKRFAYEMVRHLAARGYLIDEYIVRGRVSNEHYLSLRPFVRASVEVTIRRTDVSWLRPYLVSSLAALALTLRSRRHIDPTLTRLAQTINSKDYDYVHIDQYPFCLAIEILPRLTQPAVLYSHEPSISRYAGFSGGDETAEVRPMVSGLYPSICARLQRISSRLLDRQDIDRTRLARLILVNSHYSREIFFQRYGAHAKVCYYGVDCATFEPRPVPIEPIILSAGRIVRAKQHHLVIEAVASIKRPHRPHMVIATPECDEHLADSEYRDELARSAKNLDVDLRIRYRPGEHELSQLYRQALALVFVPIMEPFGLVALEAMACGTPVIGVKEAGIREFIIDGVTGMLIDREVPQIAAAIRTLQHHARLRSEMGRQGAEVVRAHWTWERAADRYEQMGRRALDI; this is encoded by the coding sequence ATGACGGTGATGAACAGGCAGCGCCGGATCGCCTGGATTCACAACGGTGACGCGGGTGGCTCAAAGCGGTTCGCCTACGAGATGGTGCGCCATCTGGCTGCACGTGGATACCTGATCGATGAGTACATCGTACGCGGTCGCGTCTCCAACGAGCACTATCTCTCTCTTCGTCCTTTTGTCAGAGCCTCGGTCGAAGTCACGATCAGGCGAACGGACGTCTCGTGGCTCAGGCCGTATCTCGTCAGTTCTCTCGCTGCTCTGGCGCTGACGCTTCGGTCGCGCCGGCATATCGATCCTACCTTGACCAGGCTGGCGCAAACGATCAACTCGAAAGACTACGACTACGTTCATATCGATCAGTATCCATTCTGCCTTGCGATCGAAATCCTGCCTCGCCTGACACAACCGGCCGTCCTGTATAGCCACGAGCCGTCCATCTCACGCTATGCCGGATTCTCAGGGGGCGACGAAACGGCCGAGGTCAGACCGATGGTGAGCGGACTCTATCCATCCATCTGCGCCAGGCTGCAGAGGATTTCTTCCCGTCTCCTCGATAGGCAGGACATCGACAGGACCAGACTCGCCCGGCTGATCCTCGTGAATTCCCATTATTCAAGAGAAATATTTTTCCAGCGCTATGGCGCTCATGCGAAGGTGTGTTACTACGGCGTGGACTGTGCAACCTTCGAGCCCCGCCCGGTGCCGATCGAACCGATTATTCTGTCGGCGGGTCGAATTGTTCGAGCCAAGCAGCACCATCTCGTGATCGAGGCGGTGGCTTCGATCAAACGGCCGCACCGGCCTCACATGGTGATTGCGACACCGGAGTGTGACGAACATCTTGCGGATTCCGAGTATCGGGACGAATTGGCCCGATCGGCAAAGAATCTCGATGTCGATCTCCGGATCCGGTATAGGCCCGGGGAGCACGAGCTGTCGCAGTTGTACCGCCAGGCCCTCGCGTTGGTGTTTGTTCCGATCATGGAACCGTTCGGGTTGGTTGCCTTGGAGGCCATGGCCTGCGGCACCCCGGTGATCGGCGTGAAGGAGGCGGGCATCAGAGAGTTCATCATTGACGGCGTCACTGGAATGCTTATCGATCGGGAAGTTCCTCAGATTGCCGCCGCTATTAGAACATTGCAGCACCACGCCCGGCTGCGATCAGAAATGGGTCGTCAGGGGGCCGAAGTGGTTCGCGCCCACTGGACCTGGGAGCGGGCGGCGGATCGTTATGAACAGATGGGACGCCGAGCCTTGGATATCTAG
- the pyk gene encoding pyruvate kinase has protein sequence MRKAKIVCTVGPASDGSPILDRLIARGMDAARLNFSHGTHESHEAAIKSIRQAAERQQRAVAIIQDLQGPRIRLGTLPEGGIGIAEGQSLVLQTPLARAGGQLGAQSTTRSARVEIPVAYPYLARDVQPGARVLIDDGLIELRVDRISGGSVECSVIVGGTLTSHKGMNLPGTRVSAPTLTDKDREDIRFGVAQEVDYLALSFVRGPEDIVAVKKLVAECGGNIPIIAKIERSEAVSCLTAILDEAEGVMIARGDLGVEMGAEAVPRLQKRIIGEANRRRRLVITATQMLESMTRHLRPTRAEASDVANAVFDGTDAVMLSAETAIGQHPVETVEVMDRIIRAAEEGPEPGVLQRRHADVVSMSCPEAICTAASSAATAISASAIVAFSELGMTARLISKQRPAAPIIAFTPFEPIRRQMALYWGVMPHTMREIAQTDERLLEAERRLKTEGLIKTGERIVILSGTHIGRPGGTNLIKLQEVG, from the coding sequence ATGCGAAAAGCCAAAATCGTCTGCACCGTCGGACCCGCCAGCGATGGCTCGCCCATATTGGATCGGCTTATTGCGCGCGGCATGGATGCGGCGCGCCTTAACTTTTCACACGGGACGCACGAATCCCATGAGGCGGCCATCAAGAGCATCCGGCAGGCCGCCGAGCGGCAACAACGGGCAGTCGCCATCATTCAGGATCTTCAGGGACCTCGCATTCGCCTCGGGACGCTTCCCGAAGGAGGAATCGGCATTGCTGAGGGCCAGTCGCTGGTTCTCCAGACCCCGCTCGCTCGTGCAGGCGGCCAGTTGGGTGCGCAGTCGACCACTCGCTCGGCGCGCGTCGAGATTCCTGTCGCCTATCCCTATTTGGCCCGCGATGTGCAGCCCGGGGCGCGGGTTCTGATCGACGACGGGCTGATCGAATTGAGAGTTGATCGGATCTCCGGAGGCTCAGTCGAATGCTCCGTCATCGTCGGCGGCACGCTGACTTCGCATAAGGGCATGAATCTCCCCGGCACCCGTGTCAGCGCCCCGACCCTGACCGACAAAGATCGCGAAGACATCCGGTTCGGCGTCGCACAGGAAGTGGATTACCTGGCTCTCTCATTCGTCCGGGGGCCGGAGGACATCGTGGCAGTGAAAAAACTGGTTGCAGAATGCGGCGGAAATATTCCCATCATCGCCAAGATCGAACGGTCCGAAGCCGTTTCCTGCCTCACCGCCATCCTGGACGAAGCGGAAGGCGTGATGATCGCCCGCGGCGATCTGGGAGTCGAAATGGGCGCGGAAGCAGTGCCCCGCCTTCAAAAGCGCATCATCGGAGAAGCGAACCGGCGGCGACGTCTCGTCATCACCGCCACACAGATGTTGGAATCGATGACGCGGCATTTGCGTCCAACCAGGGCCGAAGCCTCGGATGTCGCCAATGCGGTCTTCGACGGCACCGACGCCGTCATGCTGTCGGCTGAAACGGCGATCGGGCAGCATCCGGTCGAAACCGTCGAGGTCATGGACCGCATCATCCGGGCGGCTGAAGAGGGGCCGGAGCCGGGAGTCCTCCAGAGACGGCACGCCGACGTAGTGTCGATGTCCTGCCCGGAAGCGATCTGCACCGCAGCGTCGTCGGCCGCCACGGCAATCTCGGCCAGCGCGATCGTGGCGTTTAGCGAGTTAGGAATGACCGCGCGTCTGATATCCAAGCAGCGTCCCGCCGCCCCCATCATTGCCTTCACGCCGTTCGAGCCGATCCGCCGCCAGATGGCGCTCTATTGGGGCGTCATGCCCCATACGATGCGGGAGATCGCACAGACAGACGAGCGGCTGCTCGAAGCGGAACGGCGCCTGAAAACCGAAGGCCTCATCAAGACCGGAGAACGCATCGTCATTCTATCCGGCACCCACATCGGCAGACCGGGCGGCACCAATCTGATCAAGCTGCAGGAAGTGGGCTGA
- a CDS encoding GNAT family N-acetyltransferase, whose product MFAQAQLADLDTVWGVIERCRADLKKRGIFRWGHIYPTRDLVAQDIQNGKLYAMIVSARVIAVVTVDTAGEEQYKTVEWKTAEPALIVHRLCVEPTLQGRGFGSRMMEYVERYAVRHRCLAGC is encoded by the coding sequence ATGTTCGCGCAAGCACAGCTCGCTGATCTCGATACTGTATGGGGTGTGATCGAACGATGCAGGGCCGACCTGAAGAAGCGGGGGATCTTCCGATGGGGCCACATCTATCCCACGCGCGATCTCGTCGCACAGGACATTCAAAATGGAAAATTATATGCGATGATTGTTTCCGCTCGGGTCATCGCAGTCGTCACAGTAGATACGGCTGGAGAAGAGCAATACAAGACCGTGGAGTGGAAGACGGCCGAGCCAGCGCTGATTGTACATCGGCTTTGCGTGGAACCAACTCTGCAAGGCCGCGGCTTTGGCAGCAGAATGATGGAGTACGTGGAACGATACGCCGTACGGCATCGATGTCTAGCAGGCTGTTGA
- a CDS encoding 6-phosphofructokinase — translation MKPASDSLDFVTIDGLLVYGEQFSQRQPQDGILLPGVSAREGNRSERARSAMSKIVAFVQGARSGFSGADVYRKARQAILDETCAGDALVFYAAWNKLLAEGQLQPLLRAPIGSVQKPLHRRPVAIVPRSQLTPQLAEGRIVLDLGDERFWLLPRDLAGRTLLFTMRHGISQVESKTHRVGRRLMNQLDGQRGVPRADAVGTALARMLGVVGQQLDFLHLSNYLDPRTFLHFVSVSPNTRQLFDRVSAALTKDGPLTHEPVQVSALESSDFGWITGIEKTVELQELAKALGVETAIAKRLIKDPLYCYPGGNSFFDLYVDVIDGLHKLGEANRGKVACLYTHSSTLRALMIYLDPRPFHEAFTEFSDYKESQDNVVLLTVENGRLSGYSTAVGLSEREKATRDSWTVVERVRKDRVNLKPGQIKRIVALVSGGDFAGAGAALKELRATGKRFGLDVHFVRHGFLGLANNWIEPVSEDDTRGMSSHASSPIGSSRFEDFKDEQVQQAAIRNLERFLTDAALVVLGGDGSLRGARAIYEAFGVQVVGLPGTIDNNIEGTTSLGFHSAIALADQSIESLKATSSAMGSVFFVEVMGAGSGHLALACAYQARAEGLLVNEHPDPDAYIDEAILGTLKRTLGVPNKSHLFVVAERTPHRHHREGGVHGLVDYVAGVIAEWPERHARPGQYPLTLATKATILGHTLRGAPPTPDDKAIGQHLAYETVRRLVECPEDVVGCMLAYRERGIIEPVALHAVTSKQFDWDVFARMHGSEKVVKPVL, via the coding sequence ATGAAGCCGGCGAGTGATTCTCTCGACTTTGTGACGATCGACGGTCTGCTGGTCTACGGAGAGCAGTTCTCGCAACGGCAGCCGCAAGATGGCATCTTGTTGCCGGGCGTTTCCGCTCGTGAGGGGAACCGGTCTGAACGCGCCCGTTCTGCCATGAGCAAGATCGTGGCGTTCGTGCAGGGTGCCCGAAGCGGATTTTCAGGAGCCGACGTCTACCGAAAGGCCCGGCAGGCTATTCTTGATGAAACGTGTGCAGGCGATGCGCTCGTATTTTATGCGGCTTGGAACAAGCTCCTTGCCGAAGGGCAGCTCCAGCCTCTGTTGCGCGCGCCCATTGGATCCGTGCAGAAACCTCTCCACCGCCGTCCGGTGGCCATCGTGCCGAGGTCGCAACTCACCCCGCAACTGGCCGAGGGGCGTATTGTGCTCGATCTGGGAGACGAGAGGTTCTGGCTGTTACCGCGTGATCTCGCCGGCCGCACGCTGCTGTTTACCATGCGGCACGGTATTTCACAGGTGGAAAGCAAGACTCACCGCGTCGGCCGGCGTTTGATGAATCAATTGGACGGGCAACGGGGAGTACCGCGGGCGGACGCCGTCGGTACGGCGCTGGCGCGCATGCTGGGCGTAGTCGGCCAGCAATTGGATTTTCTCCACCTCTCCAACTATCTCGACCCCCGCACGTTTCTCCATTTCGTCAGCGTGAGTCCAAACACGCGCCAACTCTTCGACCGCGTGAGCGCCGCGTTGACGAAAGATGGGCCTCTCACACATGAGCCGGTGCAGGTGTCGGCCCTCGAGTCGTCGGATTTTGGCTGGATCACCGGCATCGAGAAAACGGTCGAGCTGCAGGAACTGGCCAAGGCGCTGGGGGTTGAGACGGCCATTGCCAAACGGCTGATCAAGGATCCGCTGTACTGCTATCCCGGCGGGAATTCGTTTTTCGATCTTTATGTAGATGTGATCGACGGGTTGCACAAACTGGGTGAGGCCAATCGAGGGAAGGTCGCCTGCCTCTATACCCATAGCTCCACCCTGCGCGCACTGATGATTTATCTGGATCCCCGTCCGTTTCACGAGGCCTTCACCGAGTTCAGCGATTATAAGGAGAGTCAGGACAATGTCGTCCTCCTCACCGTGGAGAACGGCCGATTGTCCGGGTATTCCACCGCCGTCGGGTTATCAGAGCGTGAAAAGGCCACCCGTGATTCATGGACCGTCGTGGAACGTGTGCGGAAGGACCGGGTGAATTTGAAACCGGGCCAGATCAAACGGATCGTCGCCCTGGTGTCCGGAGGAGATTTTGCCGGCGCAGGCGCCGCGTTGAAAGAGCTGCGGGCAACGGGAAAGCGGTTCGGCCTCGACGTTCACTTCGTCCGGCACGGATTTCTTGGCCTGGCCAACAATTGGATCGAACCGGTGAGTGAAGACGACACGCGCGGCATGAGCAGCCATGCGAGCAGTCCCATCGGCAGCAGCCGCTTCGAGGATTTCAAAGACGAACAGGTTCAGCAGGCCGCCATCCGCAATCTCGAACGGTTCTTGACGGATGCGGCGCTCGTCGTCTTGGGAGGGGACGGCAGCCTGCGAGGCGCCCGCGCCATTTACGAAGCCTTCGGTGTTCAGGTCGTTGGCCTTCCCGGCACCATTGATAACAATATCGAGGGCACGACCTCGTTAGGCTTCCATTCGGCCATTGCCCTGGCTGACCAGTCGATCGAGTCTCTCAAAGCCACCAGCTCTGCCATGGGAAGTGTCTTCTTTGTCGAGGTCATGGGAGCCGGATCAGGTCACTTGGCGCTGGCCTGCGCGTACCAGGCGAGAGCGGAGGGACTGCTTGTCAACGAACATCCGGATCCGGATGCCTATATCGACGAAGCCATTCTCGGCACATTGAAGCGGACACTGGGAGTGCCAAACAAGAGTCACTTGTTCGTCGTGGCCGAGCGCACTCCGCACCGCCATCATCGCGAAGGCGGTGTGCATGGGCTTGTCGATTACGTCGCCGGTGTCATTGCCGAGTGGCCTGAACGGCACGCGCGCCCGGGACAATACCCGTTGACGCTGGCGACCAAGGCGACGATCCTCGGGCACACGCTGCGTGGCGCGCCTCCCACGCCGGATGATAAGGCGATCGGACAGCACCTGGCCTACGAAACCGTGCGCCGTCTCGTGGAATGCCCCGAAGATGTTGTTGGCTGCATGTTGGCGTATCGTGAACGTGGCATCATCGAACCGGTGGCCCTTCATGCGGTCACATCCAAACAATTTGATTGGGACGTATTCGCGAGAATGCACGGCAGCGAAAAAGTCGTAAAGCCGGTTTTATGA
- a CDS encoding VOC family protein, whose amino-acid sequence MPKFDRITPCLWFDNEAEEAATFYTGIFKKSKITNISRYGEAGFDVHGRPAGSVMTVAFEINGQPFTALNGGPVFKFNEAVSFQIFCETQQEVDRYWKQLTAGGDPEAQQCGWVKDKYGVSWQVIPTALIDMLGDPDTKKSQRAMEAMLKMKKLDIEKLKQAYLG is encoded by the coding sequence ATGCCGAAGTTTGACCGGATCACACCCTGTTTATGGTTTGACAATGAGGCGGAAGAGGCCGCTACGTTTTATACAGGTATATTCAAGAAGTCCAAAATCACGAACATCTCACGATATGGAGAGGCCGGTTTTGACGTTCACGGTAGGCCTGCAGGCAGTGTGATGACGGTAGCCTTTGAAATCAATGGCCAGCCGTTCACCGCTCTCAATGGGGGACCGGTCTTTAAGTTTAACGAGGCGGTCTCGTTTCAAATCTTTTGCGAGACGCAACAAGAGGTGGATCGATACTGGAAGCAACTTACCGCAGGCGGAGATCCCGAGGCGCAACAGTGTGGCTGGGTCAAGGACAAGTACGGGGTCTCTTGGCAGGTGATTCCAACGGCACTCATCGACATGCTTGGTGATCCTGACACGAAAAAGTCTCAGCGGGCCATGGAGGCCATGCTGAAAATGAAGAAGCTCGACATTGAAAAATTGAAACAGGCCTACTTGGGATAG
- a CDS encoding ATP-dependent DNA ligase, with the protein MQLARLVETVQRVRATTKKSEKIRLLAECLGQVNGREAVLAALYLTGSLPQGKIGIGWSVIQKAMHDAPASGEPLMLSDVDRLMDVLAAERGAGSMDRRILALSNLFSRANPQERTFLSQLLIGEVRQGALEAVLLDAIAAAAGLPAAEVRQAFMFAPNIGDLAQAALEEQSAGLARFSMRLFVPVAPMLANSAEDVDEALQRLDRAVFEYKLDGARVQVHKGGDDVRVFTRQLQDITGRLPEIVEWARNLPVREAVLDGEAIALRPDGRPQPFQTTMRRLGRIKDVAAMRESIPLSPFAFDALYLDGSSLLTQSYEERLRALATMTPAELIPHVVTSQPEEARRFLAQSLAAGHEGVMAKSPTAPYVAGQRGYHWLKLKEATSLDLVILAAEWGNGRREGWLSNLHLGARDPSSGHFVMLGKTFKGLTDEMLRQQTEQLLSLETHREEHTVFVKHQMVVEIAFSDIQESPRYPAGLALRFARVKRYRPDKTPDQADTIQTVSELFRAQRN; encoded by the coding sequence ATGCAACTCGCCCGACTGGTCGAAACGGTCCAACGCGTCCGCGCCACGACCAAGAAATCTGAAAAGATCCGGTTGCTGGCGGAATGTCTTGGCCAAGTCAATGGACGCGAGGCCGTCCTGGCCGCGCTGTATCTCACTGGTTCCCTCCCTCAAGGCAAGATCGGCATCGGGTGGAGCGTCATTCAGAAGGCGATGCACGACGCGCCCGCCTCAGGCGAGCCGCTCATGCTTTCGGACGTGGACCGGTTGATGGATGTCTTGGCAGCCGAGCGAGGCGCCGGTTCAATGGATCGGCGAATTCTCGCGCTAAGCAACCTATTCAGCCGGGCCAACCCGCAGGAACGTACGTTCCTGTCGCAATTGCTCATCGGTGAGGTGAGACAAGGTGCCCTGGAAGCGGTGTTGCTGGACGCCATCGCCGCTGCGGCCGGCCTGCCTGCCGCCGAGGTGCGGCAAGCGTTTATGTTCGCTCCGAACATCGGAGACCTCGCGCAGGCGGCGCTGGAAGAACAATCCGCCGGTCTCGCGCGCTTCTCGATGCGTCTATTCGTTCCGGTTGCACCGATGTTGGCCAACAGCGCCGAGGACGTGGACGAAGCGCTGCAGCGGCTGGATCGTGCGGTTTTCGAGTACAAGCTGGACGGAGCACGCGTCCAAGTGCACAAAGGCGGCGATGACGTGCGCGTCTTCACCCGCCAATTGCAGGACATCACCGGCCGGCTCCCGGAGATCGTCGAATGGGCCAGGAACCTGCCGGTGCGTGAAGCGGTCCTCGATGGCGAAGCGATCGCGTTGAGACCTGACGGGCGTCCGCAGCCGTTTCAGACGACGATGCGACGCCTCGGCCGCATCAAGGACGTGGCCGCGATGCGGGAATCGATACCACTCTCGCCTTTTGCATTCGATGCATTATACCTGGACGGCAGCTCACTCTTGACCCAATCGTACGAAGAACGCCTTCGCGCTTTGGCCACCATGACACCAGCCGAATTGATCCCGCACGTCGTCACTTCACAACCCGAAGAAGCCCGGCGATTCCTCGCTCAGTCGTTGGCGGCGGGGCATGAAGGCGTCATGGCCAAATCTCCAACTGCCCCTTACGTGGCGGGTCAACGCGGATACCATTGGCTGAAGCTGAAGGAAGCGACTTCGCTCGACCTCGTCATCCTCGCCGCCGAGTGGGGCAACGGCCGCCGCGAAGGCTGGCTCTCGAATCTGCACCTGGGCGCGCGCGATCCATCGAGCGGGCATTTCGTGATGCTTGGCAAAACCTTCAAGGGTTTGACCGACGAGATGCTGCGGCAGCAGACGGAACAACTCCTATCGCTCGAGACGCACAGGGAAGAGCACACGGTCTTCGTGAAACACCAGATGGTCGTGGAAATTGCGTTCAGCGACATCCAAGAATCGCCGCGCTACCCGGCCGGACTCGCGCTGCGCTTCGCCAGAGTCAAACGCTACCGCCCGGACAAGACGCCCGACCAAGCGGACACGATTCAGACGGTGTCGGAATTGTTCCGCGCACAGCGGAATTAG